Proteins found in one Methanosarcinales archaeon genomic segment:
- a CDS encoding MarR family transcriptional regulator translates to MSIQGKQMFIAALFIASIFILGMKLTTPTPIKIFVEGSDVVTSQIPGFYTLVDMFIAAVSAFLLGISTMYLLFFDSKSTLNKNLEHIVSDNVPVFANSVQMESTEISAITRKGDTKEILKILKGSECEVAKTLFEFGELNQAELASRTDIPKSTLSRTLANLEKRGVISRYENGMSKMVKLADDFQK, encoded by the coding sequence ATGAGTATCCAAGGTAAACAAATGTTCATAGCTGCGTTATTCATAGCGTCCATATTCATTTTAGGTATGAAACTGACGACTCCAACACCCATAAAGATTTTTGTAGAGGGAAGTGATGTAGTTACAAGTCAGATTCCGGGCTTTTATACGCTTGTGGACATGTTCATTGCTGCAGTTTCCGCTTTTCTGCTCGGAATCAGTACTATGTACCTCCTGTTTTTTGATTCCAAAAGTACACTGAATAAAAATTTGGAACATATTGTGAGTGATAATGTTCCCGTTTTCGCCAACTCTGTACAAATGGAATCTACTGAAATATCTGCTATTACACGTAAAGGTGATACCAAGGAAATTCTAAAAATCCTGAAAGGCAGTGAATGCGAAGTCGCAAAAACACTTTTTGAATTTGGTGAACTGAATCAAGCTGAGCTTGCATCCAGAACAGATATTCCGAAATCCACTCTTTCAAGGACACTGGCAAATCTGGAAAAAAGAGGCGTAATTAGCAGATACGAAAATGGGATGAGTAAAATGGTAAAATTAGCAGATGATTTTCAAAAATAA